The window GAGCGGATCGCCGAGCTCGGCGCGACCGCGGTGGAACCCGGCGCACGGCTGCCGGAGCGGGTCGACCTGGTGATCGAGTCGGTCGGTGCGGCCACCTTCGACCATTCGATGAAGTGCTCGGCCCCCGGCGCCCGGATCGTGGTGTGCGGCGCGACGGCCGGTCATCGGGCCGAGATCGACCTGCGTCGGGTGTTCGCCATGCAGCTGGAGATCCTGGGCAGCAGCATGGGCACCCCGGACGAACTGGCCGGTCTGCTGGAACTGGTGGCGTCCGGCAAGGCGCGCCCGGTGATCGACTCGACATACCGGCTGGCCGAGGCCGATCAGGCGTTCGCCCGACTGGCCGGCGGCGACATCTTCGGCAAGATCGTGATCGAGCCCTAGAAAGTGCTGGTCAGGCCGTCCTGCGGGAGTCGTTGCCGGGCGGCCTGATCACCGTTCAGGGTCCAGCGCCAGAAGTCGGTGGTGGTCGCGGCCACCAGCGCCGGCTCGTCGCGGTGCGGCAGGTGCCCGGCCTTCGGAATCTCCAGGAAACCCTTGGGCCAGGGCACCTCGTTGTACGCCCCGAACGCCTCCTCGTAGGTGACCGTGTCGTCCTTGCCGCCTTGAACGAACAGCACCGGCGCGGCCGGGCCGGTGAACGGGGCCGGCTGGGGCATCTGGCGCCCGGCGATCATCAGCCCCGCTTTGAGCCGGTCGTCCCGGGTGCCGCTGAACAGGCCGACCGTGGTGATGGCGCCGGCCGAGTGCCCGGCCGCGGCGATCCGCTGCGAGTCGACCCGGCCGCCGAGTGACCTGAGCAGCTCGGTGATCACATATTGCGCGTCGGCGGGCTGGTTGACCACGTCGTCCGCGTCGTAGTCGGGTGCCTCGTACCAGGTATGTGGATATCTCGGTCCGGCCACCAGGAAACCCGCCGCCGCCCAGGCGGCCAGCAGCTCGGCGTAGTCGTCGGGTTGAGAGGTCAGCCCGTGGCTGAAATAGATCAGCGGGTGCGGACCGTCTCCGGCGGGCAGCCAGACTTTCGTCGGCAGGGGCCGGTCACCGCCGCGGTCGAACACGAACTCCGAGGCCGGAGCCGATGACGCGGGTGAGGCCGGCGAGGGCGAGCTGGAGCACGCGCTCAGCCCGGCGGCGGCGAACAGGGTCAGGAACGAACGGCGTAACACCCGGGCCATTGTGCCGCCCGAAGATCAGAAATCCCTGGTAGAGGGGCGTTGCCGACATCACACGGGGTCCGCCGAACAGGTGCTGCGCTTAGCGCATCCGCAACCGGTTGGCTAGGGTCGTGCCCATGTCAGATAACCAGGTCGACCCCAGTGGCAACACCGAGGCGTTCCGGGCGTTCACCCGCACGGGACCGGAGGCGGAGACGCCCTCCAAGATCCCGTATGTGATCGGCGGCCTCGTGGCGGTCGTGGTGATCGCGCTCGTCGTGGTGCTGCTAGTCCGCTGACCCGATCGCCTTCCGCGCCTCCGAGGCGATCTCCAGCTCCTCCTCGGTCGGCACCACGCACACCGCGATCGGTGACCCGTCCGGCGAGATGATCGTGGCGTTGCGCTCGTTGCGGTCCGGGTCGACGGCGATCCCGAGCGGCTCCAGACCGGCGAGCGTGTTCGCCCGGACCGGTCGCGAGTTCTCGCCGACCCCGCCGGTGAAAGTGATCGCGTCCACCCGGCCCAGCACGGCCAGGTAGGAGCCGGTGTACTCGCGGATCCGCCGGCAGTAGACGTCGAAGGCCATTGTCGCGTCCGGATCGCCCGCCTCGTAACGCTCCTGCACCGACCGCAGATCGTTGTCACCGGCCAGCCCCAGCAGCCCGGAGCGCCTGGTCAGCAGGTCCTCGATCTCGTCGATAGGCATCCCGGCCACCCGGTGCAGGTGGAAGATCAGGCTCGGGTCGATGTCACCGGACCGGGTGCCCATCACCAGCCCCGGCAACGGTGTCATCCCCATCGAGGTGGCCACGCTGCGGCCGCCGTGTACCGCTGTCGCACTCGCGCCGTTGCCCAGATGCAGCGTGATCACGTTCGTCTCGTCGACCGGCCGGCCCAGCACCCGGGCGGTCTCGCGGGACACGTACGCGTGCGAGGTCCCGTGGAACCCGTAGCGCCGCAGCCCCCATTTGCCGGCCACCGCCCGGTCGATCGCCCAGAGCGCACCCTCCGGCGGGATCGTCGAGTGGAACGCGGTGTCGAAGACGGCCACCTGCGGAACCTCGGGCAGCAGCCGTCGGGCCACCCGCAGCCCGGTCAGAGCGGCCGGATTGTGCAGCGGGGCGAGCGGGATCAGCTCCTCGATGGTGGCCAGCACCTCGTCGTCCACCACCGTCGACGCGGTGAACCGGTCGCCGCCGTGCACCACCCGGTGCCCGACCGCGGCCAGCCCGGACAGGTCCAGCTCGTCCATCAGGCGCTGTAGCGCCGCCCCGTGGTCGGCCGCGTCGCCGCCGGCCTCGCCGATCCGCTGGATCAGACCCTTGGCCAGCACCTCCGAGCCGTCGAAGAGCCGGTAGCGCAGCGACGACGAGCCGCTGTTCAGCACGAGTACCCTGCTCATCTCGCTCCCGCCTGGATCGCCGTGATGGCGACCGTGTTCACGATGTCCTTCACGGTCGCGCCCCGGGACAGGTCGTTGACCGGCGCTCGCAGGCCCTGCATCACCGGCCCGACCGCCACCGCGTTCGCCGACCGCTGGACGGCCTTGTAGGTGTTGTTGCCGGTGTTCAGGTCGGGGAAGACGAAGACCGTGGCCTTCCCGGCGACCGCGCTGCCGGGCAGTTTCGCTGCGGCGACGGCTGGGTCGACCGCCGCGTCGTACTGGATCGGGCCCTCGACCGGCAGATCCGGCCGTCGCTCGCGGACCAGTGCGGTGGCCGCGGCCACCTTGTCCACATCGGCGCCCGCCCCGGAACTGCCCGTCGAGTAGGACAGCATGGCGACCCGCGGCTCGATGCCGAACGCGGCCGCGGTCTGGGCTGAGGAGAGCGCGATGTCGGCGAGCTGCTCGGCGTCCGGGTCGGGGTTGACCGCGCAGTCGCCGTAGACCAGCACCCGGTCGGCCAGCAGCATGAAGAACACGCTGGACGCCACGGTCAGGCCGGGCACCGTCTTGATGATCTCGAAGGCCGGGCGGATGGTGGCCGCGGTGGTGTGGGTGGCACCGGAGACCATGCCGTCGGCCAGCCCCGCGGCGACCATCAGGGTGCCGAAGTAGTTGACGTCGCGGACCACGTCGTACGCCAGATCGAGCGTCACCCCACGATGCTTGCGGATCTCCGCATAGCGCTCGGCGAACCGCTCCCGCAACTCGCTGGAAGCCGGGTCGACCAGGTGCGCCCCGCCGATCTCCACGCCGATCTCACGGGCCCGACGGTTGATCTCGGACGGGTCGCCGAGCAGGGTCAGCTCGGCCACACCACGCCGCAGCAGCGTTTCGGTGGCCCGCAGGATCCGCTCCTCGGTGCCCTCCGGCAGCACCAGGTGCCGGCGGTCGGTGCGGGCCTTGTCGATCAGATCGTTCTCGAACATCAGCGGCGTCACCCGGCTGGACCGGGCCACGTCGAGCAGCCGGGACAGCTCGGCCGTGTCGACGCTCTCCTCGAAGACGCCGAGCGCCGCCTCGATCTTGCGCGGGGTGCTGAGCTGCGCCGTGATCCGGTCCGCCGCGGCGATCGTGTGATAGCTGTCGGTCCGGGTGACGAGCATCGCCAGACCGGTGTTGAGCCGCTCGATCACCCGGACCGCGCGTTCGTCGGCCGGCTCGCCGAGAGTCAGCACCAGCCCGGCCAGCGTGACACTCCCGGCCGCGTGGGCGGCGCTCGCGGCCACCAGCAGATCGGCTCGGTCGCCCGCGGTGATCAGCAGCGCCCCGTCGGTCAACGCGCCCAGCACGGTCGGCACCTGCCCGGCGCCCACGACGTAATCGAGCACGTCCCGCTCCAGCGCACCGGGCGAGCCGGCCAGCACCGTCGCGTCCAACGCGGCGGCCACCTCACCCACCGTCGGCGCGGCGATCGCCGCCACCTCCGGCATGGCCCAGAACGGCACCGGCAGCCCTTCGGGCCGGGACATCGCGATCCCTTGCGGCACCCGGTTCGCGATCACGGCGGCGACCGTCGCGCCGAGATCCACCAGCGAGTGGTACGCGCTGCGGGTGGCCGCCGCCAGCGACTCCGCCGACCGCCCCTCGCCACTGACCACCGGGATCACCACACTGCCGAACTCGGTCGCCAGCCGGGCATTGAAGGCCAGCTCCCGGGGCAGCTCCTCGCGGCCCTCCTCGGGCTTGTCGCTGAAGTCGCTGCCGATCACCACGACCGCGCTGCTGCGCCGCTCGACCTCGCGGTAGCGCTCGACGATCCGGCCGACCAGCTCCTCCCGCCGGCCGTCGGCGACCAGAGCGGACGCCTCGGCCACGGTGACACCGGACGACTCCTCGACGCCGACCGGCCCGGGATAGCGCTCGCGCAGGACGGTGATCAGCGGATCGGGCCCGGCCCCGGCGACCAGCGGCCGGAAGACGGCAACCTTCGCCACCTGACGGGACAGCACCTCGACGATGCCGAGTGCGACTGTCCCCTTGCCGACGGACGGACCCAAACCCGCGACGTACACACTGCGTGCCACGCCTTCAACCTACCGGCCGGGAACCGGGGCGGCCGGGCCGAAAGTCCCGATCCGCGGATGACCCGGGTCACCGGACGAGCCGGGTCACCGGATCATTCGTCGTCCTCGTCGTCGCGGGCCAGCCAGGTGGCGAGCCGTTCGATCGGAGTCTCGAACTCCGGGTTCATGTCGACGAAGGTGCGCAGCTGCTCACCGAGCCACTCCAGGGTCACGGTCTCCTCGCCGCGCCGCTGGACCAGTTCCTCGATACCACGATCGGTGAAGTACATGCCCTGGATGGTAAGAGGGCCGCCCTGGGAAACCCGGAGCGGCCCTCTTCGCATCAGCGCGTCACGGGCGCGGCAGCGCGGCCTCGATCAGCGCGGCCTGCTCGGCGTCGTGCATCTTGGCCGAGCCGACCGCCGGGGCGGCCGCGGCCGGGCGGGAGATCCGGCGCAGCCGGACACCCTCCAGGTGCTCCAGCAGGTTGAGCGCCACGAACGACCAGGCACCCTGGTTGGCCGGCTCCTCCTGGACCCACGCGAAGTCCTCGGCGTTCGGGTACTTCGCGAGCTCCGCCTTCAGGTGCTCGACGGGCTGCGGGTAGATCTGCTCCATCCGGATGATCGCCGTGTCGGTGATGCCCCGGTCGGCCCGCGCCTGGAACAGGTCGTAGTAGACCTTGCCCGAGCAGAGCAGCACCCGCTTCACCGAGTCGCCGTCGAGCGGCTGGCCGTTGACGCCGGCATCGCCCAGCACCGGCTGGAACGTGCCCTCGGTGAAGTCGTTCACCGCGGAGGTCGCCAGCTTGTGCCGCAGCAGCGACTTCGGCGACATGACCACCAGTGGCTTGCGCTTGGTCGACAGGGCCTGACGGCGCAGCAGGTGGAAGTAGTTCGCCGGAGTGGTCGGGTTCGCCACCCGCATGTTGTCCTGTGCGCAGAGCTGCAGGAACCGCTCCGGACGGCCGGACGAGTGGTCCGGGCCCTGGCCCTCCATGCCGTGCGGGAGCAGCAGCACCAGCGACGACTGCTGGCCCCACTTCACCTCGCCGGAGGAGAGGAACTCGTCCACGATCGACTGGGCGCCGTTGACGAAGTCACCGAACTGGGCCTCCCAGAGGACCAGCGCGTCCGGGTTCTCCACCGAGTAGCCGTACTCGAAACCCATCGCCGCGTACTCGCTGAGCAGTGAGTCGTGCACGAAGAACCGGGCGCTGCCGGTGGCCAGAGAGCTGAGCGGCAGGAAGTCCTTGCCGGTCTTCGAGTCCACGATGGCCGCGTGCCTCGAGGTGAACGTGCCACGCCGCGAGTCCTGGCCGGCCAGCCGGACCGTGACACCCTGGTTGAGCAGCGAGCCGAAGGCGATCAGCTCACCGAAGCCCCAGTCGATGCCGCCGTCGGT of the Actinoplanes sichuanensis genome contains:
- a CDS encoding alpha/beta hydrolase family protein, with the translated sequence MLRRSFLTLFAAAGLSACSSSPSPASPASSAPASEFVFDRGGDRPLPTKVWLPAGDGPHPLIYFSHGLTSQPDDYAELLAAWAAAGFLVAGPRYPHTWYEAPDYDADDVVNQPADAQYVITELLRSLGGRVDSQRIAAAGHSAGAITTVGLFSGTRDDRLKAGLMIAGRQMPQPAPFTGPAAPVLFVQGGKDDTVTYEEAFGAYNEVPWPKGFLEIPKAGHLPHRDEPALVAATTTDFWRWTLNGDQAARQRLPQDGLTSTF
- a CDS encoding acetate/propionate family kinase, which codes for MSRVLVLNSGSSSLRYRLFDGSEVLAKGLIQRIGEAGGDAADHGAALQRLMDELDLSGLAAVGHRVVHGGDRFTASTVVDDEVLATIEELIPLAPLHNPAALTGLRVARRLLPEVPQVAVFDTAFHSTIPPEGALWAIDRAVAGKWGLRRYGFHGTSHAYVSRETARVLGRPVDETNVITLHLGNGASATAVHGGRSVATSMGMTPLPGLVMGTRSGDIDPSLIFHLHRVAGMPIDEIEDLLTRRSGLLGLAGDNDLRSVQERYEAGDPDATMAFDVYCRRIREYTGSYLAVLGRVDAITFTGGVGENSRPVRANTLAGLEPLGIAVDPDRNERNATIISPDGSPIAVCVVPTEEELEIASEARKAIGSAD
- the pta gene encoding phosphate acetyltransferase, whose product is MARSVYVAGLGPSVGKGTVALGIVEVLSRQVAKVAVFRPLVAGAGPDPLITVLRERYPGPVGVEESSGVTVAEASALVADGRREELVGRIVERYREVERRSSAVVVIGSDFSDKPEEGREELPRELAFNARLATEFGSVVIPVVSGEGRSAESLAAATRSAYHSLVDLGATVAAVIANRVPQGIAMSRPEGLPVPFWAMPEVAAIAAPTVGEVAAALDATVLAGSPGALERDVLDYVVGAGQVPTVLGALTDGALLITAGDRADLLVAASAAHAAGSVTLAGLVLTLGEPADERAVRVIERLNTGLAMLVTRTDSYHTIAAADRITAQLSTPRKIEAALGVFEESVDTAELSRLLDVARSSRVTPLMFENDLIDKARTDRRHLVLPEGTEERILRATETLLRRGVAELTLLGDPSEINRRAREIGVEIGGAHLVDPASSELRERFAERYAEIRKHRGVTLDLAYDVVRDVNYFGTLMVAAGLADGMVSGATHTTAATIRPAFEIIKTVPGLTVASSVFFMLLADRVLVYGDCAVNPDPDAEQLADIALSSAQTAAAFGIEPRVAMLSYSTGSSGAGADVDKVAAATALVRERRPDLPVEGPIQYDAAVDPAVAAAKLPGSAVAGKATVFVFPDLNTGNNTYKAVQRSANAVAVGPVMQGLRAPVNDLSRGATVKDIVNTVAITAIQAGAR
- a CDS encoding DUF6104 family protein → MYFTDRGIEELVQRRGEETVTLEWLGEQLRTFVDMNPEFETPIERLATWLARDDEDDE